The Musa acuminata AAA Group cultivar baxijiao chromosome BXJ3-6, Cavendish_Baxijiao_AAA, whole genome shotgun sequence region gagcagcgggagtcgcgaacagagggaaggctcgcgggagggctcgcgggaggcgcgagcagcgggagcaggagcgacgagcagctagATCGGGAGCTGCAACGGCAGCGGGTATatcgatttagttggttcgattggaccaactaacaaccgaacctggaccgaaccaaacctaaaatcctggttcggtcacttggtttacctaggcgctcgcccgaagcgcccagtgcctgggctcgggcgagcgcctgtttgaagcgcgccgcctgggacaatagcgaggcgctcgggcctcgcctcgcctcgcccgagcgcctaggcgagcgcccgagcgcctctttcaatcattGTTTGTATATGAGTTGTGACTAGGAACAGTAAGACTCCAAAGTTGCACCAGGTTCAAATACATTGTATATGGTTTTCAAAGTGTCTACAGGTCCAACTCTAATAAAAGAAAAACTTAGCAGAACTAAAGATAAAGTGCATTACAGAAGTTTACCaaagaaaaggagaagtgcaGTTAAACCATCTAATGATGACTCTCTTTTGGCTGCTAAGTAGCAGTACCATGCTATGATTCCATGCCTTTTATggtggaaaaataagaagatgctCATAGCTAATATTACCTTATAAGCATTAAATTCTTAAGTTTCCCACATGTTCAGagcaataaaataatttaatgacGAGTTAAGACTCACATCACTTTGCAAAGCAGATGCTGCAGTACCACGATTGGAGGGGTCTAGCGCAAGAAGCACCATCAATAAATTAAGGGCAGATGATGAGAAATCTCCAAAAGTTTCAACAATGCTTGGTTTGTAAGGCGGTGGGGGTTGGAAGATAGTAGCCAACTTTAACTTTCTCCAGTAGTCTTCtgatggtgatccacatagcttaaatattttatagagctGTTCAACCTGAATAACCCAAAAGCATGTTAACTAATATTTTacatggtgatccacatagcttaAATATTTTACACTTGCTTAATGCCAATGATATGATTCACACAAAATCAATTAATATTTAGTTTAAATGGTTGTCTAATTGATAAAAACACAAAATTGAAATCAATGCTTGGAAAACACATATTTTTTCTTGTAATTTAGTGTGTgctatcagaaaatgataataaaatgaagcaaaaaagaaagaaaagatgatTGGACCTCATTCCTTCCGGGCATGATTGGTTTCCCAACAAACATTTCAGCAAGAAGACAACCAGCACTCCAGAGATCAATACCAACTCCATAATCTGTAGTACCCAATAACAACTCAGGTGCTCTATACCAGAGGGTCACTACTCTGCTCGTAAGTGAACATTTCTTGTTAGGATTATAAAAATTTGCAAGGCCAAAATCAGCAATTTTCAGCACTCCATTTTTGTCAATCAATAAATTGGAACCCTTAATGTCCCGATGTAAGATTCCCCTCTCATGACAGTGCTGTAGACCAGAGAGAATTTGCCGCATATAACACTTTACCTGCAGAAAAAGATAGTAATGCAGTCTTCATAACTTAAGTATTTGCAACAATATCAGAAATAAGAAAGGCAAAATGATCAGGAGGAAGAAGGTTTCAGGGGGAAGGGATGCGAGTGCTATATGGGTTGCAAGTATGTTACTAATGCAGCATAAGGCTTCAAGGGTAAAGGAAGTATTATGCTGGTGATTCAGATAAAAAGTTTCATCCTAATTTATCACTAAACATGATGATATacaatttaaagtataaaaaccTGTGGTTCAGTGAGTCTTGCATCAGAGCGTGAAATAACCCTTGCTAAATCAGACCGCATATAATCAAAGACAAGGTATAAGCTGTAATGCATTCTCGAAGTAGCAAGCCCTTCAAGTTTAATGACGTTGGGATGGTCGAGCTTTTGCAGTATCATAATTTCTCTTGCCATGAATTTCACACTCTCAGATTCTGATGTGTCAAAGCGAACCTTCTTTAAGGCAACAATTTTTCCTGTATCACGATCTCGAGCTTTGTACACATTGCTATATGTCCCCTGGCCTACCTAAAGCAGCAACGGAAAATATCAACGGTTAGCTAATTGTCAAATATCAAAGTACATGTGATTACAAGGAAATGAAACTACAATACAAGTGTGGGCATAAATAATCTGCAATCTTGTTTCACCGTAGCAAACTAGTATTTTAGGACATGCAAGAAAATTATCCTAAAGCAAGGTTGCAACCTGGAGGGATGGCAACGAATTCTCAGAAAACATGTCAACAAATAAATTACAGTACTATGGTGCATTAGCCAAACAAATTTGATGAATGTATGATGAAATTGATGGAGATTATGTTCACTACTTGTAAGACTTCCTCCCTTTTATATCATCATACTAACTCCAAAGATGTCCATATAGAGATTGCCAAGATTCTTCTGATCAACAACAAATCAGCCATCCCAGCAATTTCCTAAAACTAGTGGATACTAAGCAAATGTATTGCAGATTGTTGCAAGAAAATCTGAAATGCTTGCCGTATGCATGGTGCTTTCCTTAGTGGTCCTGGTCATCAATTAGCATTCCTATAGAGTTGACAAGAGCTAGACAATTGATATAGCTGAAATTTGATAACCATATTTATTTGCATTTCATAGATTCTATCAAAAGTTTCGTAAATAATAAAGGTCTTGAGGTATtcagtaaaataaaaaatcatatagcTGAAAGTTTGCCCGTTGTTGGCACTGCAGGAAGTAATTCGAAAAACCCCCAATAAGTAAAATACCTTATCAAGTTTTTCGTAGGAATCGGCACTCTTTGGGATCAACCCGGCGAGCATCTCTGGTGGAACATTGTTGACAAGCCAGCGAGGCCATCCATCGACCAACTCATCTGCGTCACCGACCACCGGCTTCACCAGTTGGGACGGCGGAAGCAAGGTATTTTCAGGCACTACTGCCTTGCCCTCGCTTTCTTCTTCGCACATCACGACCGTGCCGTGTGCTCCGCGGCCCGGCGGCGGCCGGATGACCAGGGGCTGTCGCTTGTCGTCGTCGCGTCGGACGGGGAAGTAGTCGTTTTCGCGCATCATCACGTTGAGGTGGCTCTCTCCGAGGGGAGAATCCATGGAGGGGCCCTTGGCCTGGATGCAACCCATGACGATCGAGCGGCGTGTGGTTCCACCGAAACCGGTGTCGGGCGACGGGCGACACGAACGAGAGAAGGCGGAGACATGGAGGAGGGAGGGggaagagagaaagagggagacgGTAATATGGGGAGTTGGGCCGGCTACGCTTGGCGTTGCAATCCTCGTCGACTTTGTCTTCTTTCTCCTCTCGCTGCGGATGGATATTCTCCGTCGCTTTCGTCGCTCCCGTTTGGTTCTTTTCGTCGCTGCTGGGTACGCTGTCACCAGGTGGAGGAGCAGAAAAGAAGCAGGGAGGATGCGCGTGGCCGTGTTTGGAGACGAGAGATCGCCCGGAGACGGCCTCGAGCTTCGGCGGCAGCAGTTGACGACTGCCGTCCCGTCTTTGCTGCAAACACTTGGTCGGCATCAGCCCgacttagtattattattattaaaatgcgTTAAAATAATCTAATAAGAGCGATTTTTCATAAAATACTATTAAAGTATATCCTccaatcaaaaataatttttgcactatatatatatatatatatatatatatatatatatatatatatatatatacatatattttggaagaataataatataaagctttAAATTAATAAACCAACACATTATAAGTCTTCTCAAGAACACtataatcatatcttaattaatttaaatcctCATAAATCGtaattattaattttcataattttagattttataaatttatttgtaTGAGTGTTTGAGTAGGTTTTATGAAAACTAACaaagtctttttcattttttttattaactaTTTTCCTACTTAGTTTTGAAGTTATATTTATATATCTCCATAAACCTTATAACATTTATATCCATTCATTCATCACGGGAAAATGGCAATATAAAAGAAATATGTCGTTTTGAATGAACTCTCTAAGgatattataaaaataaggagtactatccaataataataattaaaaaagtaAGGGTTTTGCATTGATATCATCCCATGTTGATTACATTTAACGAGATTAAGTTCACTCAATGCTACCATAATCTGCTGATGTTATTTTCttcgagaaaagaaaaaaacatattaattaaaaataggggctaattacatattatatgATCACGTAGTTAACTATCTTTAGTATTTCGTTCTtgttttaaaaagttacattaatATCCTTATAATTGTGAAAGTCAAATATATAAGTCTATTTACTTTAATAACATTAGTTTTATCGATGGAATCatgaaaacaaaagataaaaatataattttaacatttgatGAGAAACAACATCGGTGATGGCGGACAATGGTGCCATCGGTGTCAACGTTGACGCAGTTGCTTAGTTACCTCCAATAACAATATGGTCCACTCTCACCACGACACCACTCGCCTCTATGAGGAGTGCATCGTCGACCTCATTGTCTCTCGTCTCACGTTGCTCTACATCTACGTCAATGCTGATATAATTGTTGAGTAGCAACTACGTTAGCGTCGGCATAGATGGTGGTTGCCGTTGTGATGTTTACGACAAAGATGGTGGCCACATCGTCGTTGACCCATTGGGTGGATACCAGCATTGACTCGAAGCTGGGGTCGTCAGAGCTCTTATCGCTCCCTCAACTATTGCGTCAACTCCGACATCACCTCTCGCCAAGCAATCCTTTCGCCGCTCTGCATCTGCGTTGATGCCAGAACTGATGCGGTAGCGGGTAGTGCAGTAGAAGCTCCGACATCTACATCAATATTGATGCAGATGCTGAGCGAAAGGATCGTTTGGTGAGAGATGGTGTCGAAACCGATGCGATAATGGGGAGAGTGGTAGGAGCTCCGGTAACCCTAGATTCGAGCCATGTCAGCCACCACTATTTGCATCAACACTGATATAGAGCAGCGCGAAATGGGCGGTGATGAGGTCAACGATGCATTCCTCGTGGAGACAAGTGGTATCATGGTGAGAGCAGACCttattgtcttcgaaggtgatcaGATAGCTGTGTCGGTGTCTGACGCGGGCGACATCGTCCACTATCGAacgttaaaattaatatttttctttttatttttatattttaattgataAAACTAACGCGTTATaataaatgaatctagatattttactttcataattataaggatatcaatataatttttttaagtagaTGGATCGAAATGCTAAACACAGATAATTTTAAGACGTGAAACACCTCTCCGATATTCTACTCATGTTACCATAAATCTAAGCCTCACATCAAGAATCAAGCGGCCAGGAATTGAAGATGGGATTCAAATCAACTCGAGCGAAGGAAACAACGACCGAACATTCCAAAGCGCACAACGCTGCACACCTACCGTTCCTTGATGCTGCCTCGAATCCCTCTTCATCTTCCCTCCGACGATGACCTACCTCATAAAGCTTCCTCAACACATCCCTTCTCCCTTTTGCTGGTGTTGATCTCATGGCCCGGATGGGGAGCAACAACATACAAGCCAAGCTGGTGGGTATGTCTTCCCTTTTCTCTCGCTCTGGGTCTAAAAATCCAGCCTTTTCGCTTAATCTTATTGTCCTTATTCTGCCTGCTCTATCGGCGTCTTCATGGTCCACGATAAGGGTTCAAGATAGCACGCCATGGAGAAAATAATGGTTTAAGCAGAAATGACACTGATAAATCGATGTCTGAGTATGTTAGATTTTGTGTATATTAGTTTGGGAGATCATAAGAAAGGTGTGATCATCAACTATGTTGAGATCCGATGTTCTGGTGGCATCTGAGATATAATGGTGGGGCTTTTTTGTAGTTGTTGTGATGAGAATGATCATTCATCCTTATGAgatatgtaaagggaaaagatcattaattgaaacagaagagaAATAACAGTGAAAATAGTCAGGGATGAGGTCATTAAGGTTTATGTTCCGGACGGTGAATTGCTACACATAAAACAAAATGTTGTGCAATATATAGATTCATGTGGGTAAGTATTCAGGACGCATTAATTCCTATTACTTCTTTATGTAGAGAAAATGCTGTGTAATTGTGTGAAAGAACTGTTTGAAGGAAGACTTCACTGGTAATTGGTTTTAGTGGCAAAGATGGGGATGCAAAGTTTATTGCGGCAAAGATGTCATAAGTTAGGAAAATATGGAAATAGTCATTTACTAATCATTCTGCAAAGAAATTGAATGTTCAGGATCCATACTTCAGAATAAGGCCAAAAGAAAGT contains the following coding sequences:
- the LOC103986821 gene encoding probable serine/threonine-protein kinase At1g54610, encoding MGCIQAKGPSMDSPLGESHLNVMMRENDYFPVRRDDDKRQPLVIRPPPGRGAHGTVVMCEEESEGKAVVPENTLLPPSQLVKPVVGDADELVDGWPRWLVNNVPPEMLAGLIPKSADSYEKLDKVGQGTYSNVYKARDRDTGKIVALKKVRFDTSESESVKFMAREIMILQKLDHPNVIKLEGLATSRMHYSLYLVFDYMRSDLARVISRSDARLTEPQVKCYMRQILSGLQHCHERGILHRDIKGSNLLIDKNGVLKIADFGLANFYNPNKKCSLTSRVVTLWYRAPELLLGTTDYGVGIDLWSAGCLLAEMFVGKPIMPGRNEVEQLYKIFKLCGSPSEDYWRKLKLATIFQPPPPYKPSIVETFGDFSSSALNLLMVLLALDPSNRGTAASALQSDFFSTRPSACDLSDLPVMYKEADEPIQPYERRKRNASSKQQSRRQRDGERKLVTVNTKSDSGSSKEEKSTDLLTDSQEPGSSTGSSSSSIKAEGSTPIQRESQRSTGSSSSSIKAEGSTPIQRESQRTRLPDSPYV